The sequence AGCCCCCAGCAAAACAAGGATGCCTTCATGCGAGTGCTGTTTGTCGAATCGCCCCGCTGCAGGAGATTCTCACCGATTGCCCTGCTGCGTCCAGTCTTCGAACTCCTCTGCGGCACCCGATCCATGCGTCAGCGCGTGCTCGACACTCTCCAGCCGGACGAGTGGGGCGTGGTTGTACGTCCCAGCCTGGCGGCAGTTTACGCCGAAGAGTTCCCCGAGGCCCGGGTGAATGACCTCGAATGGATCAACGCGGGAGCGACCGTGCTGGTCGACGGAACCTGGCTGGGCGATCCCCGAGAATTAGCCGCCGCGGCCAGCACCGACACTTCGTTCGTCCGGCAATTCGAGCCGAAAACAGCCGCCTTCGAATCGCTGGAGCAGATTTCCGAGCTTTTTTCAGCGGATTCATCAGCGGAGGGAAGGGGACACGTCCTGCGGTACCCCTGGGAGCTGATCAATCACAATGGTGAGATGATCACTCTCGATTTCGAACTGCTGAAATCGCAGCGAGCAGCCGGCCAGGAGATCCCGCCGGGTTCATTAAGCAGCGGATCGAGCGCAGATCAGGTCTTCATCCACCCAACTGCCAGCATCGAGCCGTTTGTTGCGATCAATGCGGAAGCTGGTCCGGTGATTGTCGACGAAGGGGCTGTGATTCAGTCCTTCACCCGGTTGGAGGGCCCCTGTTACATCGGCCGGGAGACGCAGTTGTTTCGAGCCAACGTCCGTGGAGAGACCTCCTTCGGGCCGGTCTGCCGCGTTGGGGGAGAGATCGAAGCCAGCATCATTCATGGCTACGCCAATAAGTATCACGACGGCTTCCTGGGGCACAGTTATGTTTGTCCGTGGGTCAACCTGGGTGCACTCACCTCCAACAGCGACCTGAAGAACGATTACTCGACCGTCAAATTCCCTCTCGGAACGGAGTACATTGCCACCGGCGAGAAGAAGATCGGCTGCCTGATCGGCGACCACGCCAAGACGGCCATCGGCACACTGTTTAATACCGGTTCCAATGTCGGTGTGATGTCGATGGTCCTGCCAGCCGGCCGACTCTGTCCTAAGCACATCCCCAGCTTCACGCGGCTATGGCACGGAGCTCTCGACGATCAACTCGATCTTGAAGCCGCCCTCAATACAGCCGCCACCGCGATGGGCCGCCGCAAGCACGAACTGACCGCCGCCCAGCGCGAACTGCTCACGACGCTCCGTGAAGAGACCTCGGAAGAACGAACCGCCGCAATCAACCGGTAGCCAGACCCCAGCTATGCTTCGGGGAGAACTGACAGTAATCGCCTGCAGGGGTGGCCGTGATAGCTCTGCGGTCAGGGCGGCGAAGCCGTCGGAGGACGCAGTTTGGCAAGGACGAGAATTCAGCCCTGCTGTGTCCTCCCCTCGGAAAGTTCCTCAGCAAGAAGCCGTCCAATCCCGTGCTCCCACGGCTGCGCCGCCCCGAAAGAATCTTTCGGGGCCACCCCTCGACCACGCTTGCATCGCATTTGCACGAGGCTGGCCGGATGGCTCAGACGCGTGCGTCTAAGTGGCGGAGCCACAAGAAGTCGCTGACCGACGCACTTCGTCTGTTCGGCCGGACCTCCATGAAGATTCTGGATGGTCGGTTTAGGGAGTAACCGCCGCTCAAGACAGGCCTCCTGTTGCTCCGCAATACAGAGATGAATCTCTGTTCCATCCTTTTGGGATCGGGCAGGCAACGATTTTTTTGCGTGGCCACCCTCGCAGAGTGCAGTCACTCCCTTGCATCAGAACAGTTCGTGAATCGGCTTGGTTCCAAAGTCGACCAGCGGGAATGGGCGGCCAGCCGGGCCGGGAAGGTGGGTTTCCAGGTCGAGTCCCAGGCTGTGAAAGATCGTGGCGACGACTTCGGAGGGGTTGACCGGACGCTCGTCGGGATAGGCTCCAATAGAGTCACTCTTGCCGACCACGCGGCCTCCTTTCACGCCTCCACCCGCGAAGTAGGTCGTGAAGCACTGCGGCCAGTGATCGCGCCCGCCAGCGGGATTCACACGCGGCGTGCGGCCGAATTCCGCGAGATTGCAGACCAGTGTCTTTTCAAGGAGTCCACGTTCTTCGAGATCCGTGATCAGTGCTCCGTAAGCCTGGTCGTACATCGGAGCGACCTGGTCGCGCATCTGTTCGATGGAAGCGAACGGCTTGGTGCCGTGGATATCCCAGGAGATCTCATCGAACACCGTCATGAACGTGTTGACCGTGACGAAGCGGACTCCGGCTTCGATAAGACGGCGCGCAAGCAGGCAGCACTGTCCGAAGCGTGACATGCCGTACCGTTCGCGAACGGTCTTCGGCTCTTTCTCCAGGTCAAACGCTCCCCGGGCCTGCGGGCTGTTGATGAGGCGGTATGCGGATTGAAAGTTGTCGCTCATCAGCTTCGCGTTTTCGCTCGACTCGAACGCGGACAACTTCGATTCGACAATATCCCGCAGCGCCCGCCGGCGTTCCAGGCGCACTTCGCCCAGGCTGCTTGGCGGCAGCAGGTCGGGCACTTTGAAGTTCGGTTTCGACGGATCGGCATTCAGCACGAAAGGATCGTAGGCCTTGCCGAGAAATCCAGCCGACTGACCGTGCGGAAGATTTCCGCCGGTGCGTCCCATCATCTCCGGCAGAACGACATGAGCGGGCAGGTCGGTTTTGCGGCCGCGAAGATAGCTGAGCACGCAGCCGGCATGCGGGGTCTCAACGCCGCCGGTAAACAGCCGGCCGGTCTGCAGCATCTGGTGTCCGGTGTCGTGCACGGCTGCAGCTGTGTGATAGCAGCTGCGCACAAGGGAGAACTTGTCGGCCAGCCGGGCGTGTTCGGGCAGGATCTCGCTGATGTCGAAGTCGGCGTTCTTCGTGGCGATCGGTTTGAAGGGGCCTCGGATCTCGGCGGGAGCGTCCGGCTTCATGTCGAAGCAGTCGATCTGGCTGGGGGCTCCGAGGTTGAAGATCATGATCACGGAGCGATCGCTGTCTTGATCCTTTCGAGAGGCCTGTTCGGCCTGGAGCAACTGGGGAAGAGAGAGCCCGACTGCGCTCAGGCTTCCCACGTTAAGCAGATCCCGTCGCGTCATCCCATCGCATGTATGGGCGGTTCCCCGGCCAAGAAGGTCCAGCATGGTTGCACCTGTCGCATTACGTCCTCTTCGGGGTGCGTCGTACGGCCGGGAAAGCCGGGCGGTTCTCGACAGGAAAGTCGCTAGAAACCGCGGTCGTCGTACCCCTTCCTCAACAATCCAAGATACATCCGCCCGTCGCCGAATTCAATTCGGAACTCGCCGATGAGTGAGCCGGGCAGCGCATGGAAAAAGGGGGACACCGCGTGGCCGGGCGTTCCCCCTCGTTGATTCAAATTGCAGACGACAGGTGTTACCCGGCGATCGCCGAGGAATCTTTCCGTTCGTCATCCTGAGGTGCCGCTGCGTTATTGCAGAGTTCCTCGCGAAGGATGCTCATGTCGCGGGGCGCCTCGATCCCCAGCCGGACCGTGTTCGGTCCGATGCGGACAACGGTGATGGCGACGTCGTCACCGATGCGAATCTTCTCACCCGACTTCCTTGAAAGTACCAGCATTGCTCTTCCTCCAGCTAACGCCTGATGCGGCTTGAATGGTGATTGGGGGGCGGCAGGCGGCCTCAAAAAGAAGGGAGTTCTTCGAGGCGACACCCGGCCGTGATATTAGTTATCGCCATCCCGAGATCAGATTGATGATATCATCAATTAGATTACAACTCCGGCGGCGAAGAATCCAGACGAGTTCGTGCGAAAACCGCATTAACTCGCAAGGGAGTTACAACCCGCATTTCATGCATTTGGTGTCTGTGGTTAAGGCATATTGCCTGTCCGGTGCGCGTTCTGGTCGACGAGTGTCGCATTTGCGACAACTCGCCAGGGG is a genomic window of Rubinisphaera margarita containing:
- a CDS encoding carbon storage regulator; the protein is MLVLSRKSGEKIRIGDDVAITVVRIGPNTVRLGIEAPRDMSILREELCNNAAAPQDDERKDSSAIAG
- a CDS encoding putative sugar nucleotidyl transferase translates to MRVLFVESPRCRRFSPIALLRPVFELLCGTRSMRQRVLDTLQPDEWGVVVRPSLAAVYAEEFPEARVNDLEWINAGATVLVDGTWLGDPRELAAAASTDTSFVRQFEPKTAAFESLEQISELFSADSSAEGRGHVLRYPWELINHNGEMITLDFELLKSQRAAGQEIPPGSLSSGSSADQVFIHPTASIEPFVAINAEAGPVIVDEGAVIQSFTRLEGPCYIGRETQLFRANVRGETSFGPVCRVGGEIEASIIHGYANKYHDGFLGHSYVCPWVNLGALTSNSDLKNDYSTVKFPLGTEYIATGEKKIGCLIGDHAKTAIGTLFNTGSNVGVMSMVLPAGRLCPKHIPSFTRLWHGALDDQLDLEAALNTAATAMGRRKHELTAAQRELLTTLREETSEERTAAINR
- a CDS encoding DUF1501 domain-containing protein produces the protein MLDLLGRGTAHTCDGMTRRDLLNVGSLSAVGLSLPQLLQAEQASRKDQDSDRSVIMIFNLGAPSQIDCFDMKPDAPAEIRGPFKPIATKNADFDISEILPEHARLADKFSLVRSCYHTAAAVHDTGHQMLQTGRLFTGGVETPHAGCVLSYLRGRKTDLPAHVVLPEMMGRTGGNLPHGQSAGFLGKAYDPFVLNADPSKPNFKVPDLLPPSSLGEVRLERRRALRDIVESKLSAFESSENAKLMSDNFQSAYRLINSPQARGAFDLEKEPKTVRERYGMSRFGQCCLLARRLIEAGVRFVTVNTFMTVFDEISWDIHGTKPFASIEQMRDQVAPMYDQAYGALITDLEERGLLEKTLVCNLAEFGRTPRVNPAGGRDHWPQCFTTYFAGGGVKGGRVVGKSDSIGAYPDERPVNPSEVVATIFHSLGLDLETHLPGPAGRPFPLVDFGTKPIHELF